In one Chryseobacterium camelliae genomic region, the following are encoded:
- a CDS encoding transferase hexapeptide repeat family protein, whose translation MNIYSYHGIRPIIKPSAYIHPQAVIIGNVEIGEEVYIGPNAVIRGDWGKIIIKDGANVQENCTLHVFPGIETILEESAHIGHGAIIHSGHIGRNCLVGMNAVVMDKAVIGDECIIGALAFVPANFKCEPRKLIVGSPAKIIRDVSDEMIKWKTEGTKLYQELAREGKDAILPCEPFTEYVQQIPTKIVDYSIWDDVK comes from the coding sequence ATGAATATTTACTCATATCACGGAATTCGTCCCATCATTAAACCATCTGCATACATTCATCCGCAAGCGGTGATTATCGGAAATGTTGAAATCGGCGAAGAAGTTTATATCGGTCCGAATGCGGTAATCCGTGGCGACTGGGGTAAAATTATCATCAAAGACGGTGCAAATGTTCAGGAAAACTGTACCCTTCATGTTTTTCCCGGGATTGAAACCATTCTGGAAGAATCTGCACACATTGGTCATGGAGCAATTATTCATTCCGGGCACATCGGTAGAAACTGTTTGGTTGGAATGAATGCAGTGGTGATGGATAAAGCAGTTATTGGCGATGAATGTATTATCGGAGCATTAGCTTTTGTTCCTGCTAATTTTAAATGTGAGCCAAGAAAATTGATTGTTGGAAGTCCTGCAAAAATCATCCGTGATGTTTCTGATGAAATGATCAAATGGAAAACAGAAGGAACAAAATTATATCAGGAACTGGCAAGAGAAGGTAAAGACGCCATTTTGCCTTGTGAGCCTTTTACGGAATATGTTCAGCAGATTCCAACCAAAATTGTAGATTACAGCATTTGGGATGATGTAAAATGA
- a CDS encoding transposase, giving the protein MSNTENFECGYVYHIYTHANGKDLIFREEENYKYFLDKLVKYIIPIAEIYAYCLMSNHFHFLIRFKNLDQISNEGEHKYLMRQFSNLLNGYAKAYNKKYNRKGALFLDFLKRKRVNDEKYLIKLFHYIHNNPVNHGFVEDINDWKYSSYHSYINLAKESKIERKEMMQYFETIKDFVEYHKSNVEYDFLTIE; this is encoded by the coding sequence ATGTCAAATACAGAAAATTTTGAATGTGGTTATGTATACCATATTTACACTCATGCAAATGGAAAAGATTTAATTTTTAGGGAAGAAGAAAATTATAAATATTTTTTAGATAAGCTTGTAAAATATATTATTCCGATAGCTGAAATATATGCGTATTGTTTAATGTCTAATCATTTTCATTTTTTAATAAGGTTTAAAAATTTAGACCAAATATCCAATGAGGGTGAGCATAAATATTTAATGAGACAGTTTAGTAACTTACTAAATGGCTATGCAAAAGCATATAATAAGAAATACAATAGAAAAGGTGCTCTTTTTCTTGATTTTTTAAAACGTAAGAGAGTGAATGATGAAAAGTATTTGATTAAATTATTTCATTATATCCACAATAATCCTGTCAATCATGGATTTGTTGAAGATATTAATGATTGGAAATATTCATCTTATCATTCTTATATTAATTTGGCTAAAGAAAGTAAAATTGAAAGAAAAGAAATGATGCAATATTTTGAAACAATAAAAGATTTTGTAGAATATCATAAATCAAACGTTGAATATGATTTTCTAACAATCGAATAA
- a CDS encoding alpha/beta hydrolase → MIKKLLIFCSILFTFQFMVFAQSSNVKPLTIGEIRTIKSKILNEERTLNIYLPQNFDKTKSYPIIYLLDGSLNEDFIHVTGLIQFFNQMYSMPETIVVGIANIDRKKDFTFHTDLKDLQKDYPTTGHSDQFISFLEKELKPYIRSQFKTTDNYLFGQSLGGLLATEILLKKPEMFTNYFIISPSLWWDDESLLKQANQLLSKIPDTKKFIYFSVGKGEHPVMVKDTEDLYDVLKKSGKKNWMVEYKMMETDNHATILHRSLYEGLVKLFPYQEPK, encoded by the coding sequence ATGATCAAAAAACTTCTTATTTTCTGTAGTATTCTGTTTACATTTCAATTCATGGTTTTTGCCCAGAGTTCCAATGTAAAACCGTTAACTATTGGAGAAATAAGAACGATAAAGTCTAAGATTTTAAATGAAGAAAGAACTTTAAATATCTATCTTCCGCAAAATTTTGATAAAACAAAATCTTACCCGATCATTTATCTTCTGGATGGGAGCTTGAATGAAGATTTTATTCACGTTACAGGATTGATTCAATTCTTTAATCAAATGTATTCCATGCCGGAAACCATTGTGGTGGGAATTGCCAATATTGACAGGAAAAAAGATTTTACATTTCATACAGATTTAAAAGACTTACAGAAAGATTATCCTACAACGGGACACTCAGATCAATTCATCAGCTTTCTTGAAAAAGAATTAAAACCTTACATCCGAAGTCAGTTTAAAACAACCGATAACTATTTATTCGGACAATCATTAGGCGGACTCTTAGCAACAGAAATTTTGTTGAAAAAACCTGAAATGTTTACTAATTATTTTATCATCAGTCCAAGTTTGTGGTGGGATGATGAAAGTCTTTTAAAACAAGCCAATCAGTTACTCAGTAAAATTCCGGATACCAAGAAATTTATTTATTTTTCTGTGGGAAAAGGAGAACATCCGGTGATGGTAAAAGATACGGAAGATTTATATGATGTTCTGAAAAAATCGGGTAAGAAAAACTGGATGGTAGAATATAAAATGATGGAAACAGACAACCACGCAACGATTCTTCACAGAAGTTTGTACGAAGGTTTGGTGAAATTGTTTCCTTATCAAGAACCGAAATAA
- the paaZ gene encoding phenylacetic acid degradation bifunctional protein PaaZ: MEKLKNYIYGEWVEGSGNGIPLYNAVNGEQVAISDTEGLNFEQALDYGRTIGYKNLSSMTFYDRGEMLKKVALYLLERKKKYYELSYKTGATHVDSWVDIEGGFGTFFTYSGLAKRMLPNTPFWVDGETQKISANGTFLGTHILTPSEGVSVQINAYNFPVWGMLEKLSTSLLAGVPSIVKPSPFGSYLTNAVFQDMIESGILPEGAVQLVCGEPGNILDYVQDGDSVLFTGSATTGRKLKSLPSVAGNAVRFNMEADSLNCSILGLDAKPGTPEFDLFIKEVRNEMTTKAGQKCTAIRRIIVPENLIGDVQHALAKALDQTKIGNPLSRETRMGSLVGKQQYDEVLRKVNLLKAETELVYDGKHELVDANYENGAFMSPKLFLNDSPFTKNISHDVEAFGPVSTLMPYKDAEEAAALAKRGKGSLVGSIISHDDQFVAETSWKMASQHGRIFVLNRDNAKESTGHGSPLPTLMHGGPGRAGGGEEMGGLNGLHFFLQKTAIQGSPDTLTAITKIYQQGAEKKYSDKHPFQKYFEEVEVGDSLETAGRTVTDADIVNFSNVSWDHFYAHTDATSLTGTIFDKTVAHGYFILSAAAGLFVSGKKGPVIANYGLENCSFFKPVYAGDTITVYLTAKEKINRGVKGRNIPSGVVKWLVEVVNQRDEVVCVATILTLVAKQSPFIDLNLKSIQKALNGLTESTQPNWGKMSPQQMIEHLEHGVLVSLGEPEADKCFTPEEQLDKWQDSLYNHRKMPKDFPAPFLSEDEKLLELRHKNLEAAKISFMDNLKRFSIYYKENPQAEHMNFVFGKLNKEMWELMHKKHFTHHFEQFGLI, translated from the coding sequence ATGGAAAAATTAAAAAACTATATCTACGGTGAATGGGTAGAAGGAAGCGGAAATGGAATTCCTTTGTACAATGCCGTAAACGGAGAGCAGGTTGCCATTTCCGATACGGAAGGTCTGAATTTTGAGCAGGCACTTGACTACGGAAGAACAATAGGGTACAAAAACCTTTCATCCATGACATTCTATGATCGTGGAGAAATGTTGAAAAAAGTAGCTCTTTATTTATTAGAAAGAAAGAAAAAATATTACGAATTATCTTATAAAACAGGAGCAACTCATGTTGATTCTTGGGTAGATATCGAAGGAGGTTTCGGTACGTTCTTTACCTATTCAGGATTGGCAAAAAGGATGCTTCCGAATACTCCGTTTTGGGTAGATGGAGAAACTCAGAAGATTTCTGCTAACGGAACTTTCCTGGGAACTCATATCCTGACTCCGAGTGAAGGAGTTTCAGTACAGATTAATGCTTACAACTTTCCGGTTTGGGGAATGTTGGAAAAATTATCGACCTCTTTATTGGCAGGTGTTCCTTCAATTGTAAAACCATCTCCATTTGGATCTTATTTAACCAACGCAGTTTTCCAGGATATGATTGAAAGCGGAATTCTTCCTGAAGGAGCTGTTCAATTAGTTTGTGGCGAACCGGGAAATATTCTGGATTATGTTCAGGATGGAGATTCTGTATTGTTCACAGGTTCTGCAACAACAGGTAGGAAATTGAAATCTTTACCGTCAGTTGCAGGAAATGCGGTTCGTTTCAATATGGAAGCAGATTCTTTGAACTGTTCAATTCTTGGATTGGATGCAAAACCGGGAACTCCTGAATTTGATCTATTCATTAAAGAGGTTCGTAACGAAATGACGACGAAAGCCGGACAAAAATGTACGGCGATCAGAAGAATCATCGTTCCTGAAAACTTAATAGGAGATGTTCAGCATGCGTTGGCAAAAGCTTTAGACCAGACAAAAATAGGAAACCCGTTGAGCAGAGAAACGAGAATGGGTTCTTTGGTTGGAAAACAGCAGTATGATGAGGTATTGAGAAAAGTTAACTTGTTAAAAGCTGAAACGGAACTTGTTTATGACGGGAAACATGAATTGGTAGATGCCAACTACGAAAATGGAGCATTTATGAGTCCGAAATTGTTCTTAAACGATTCTCCATTTACAAAAAACATCTCTCATGATGTCGAAGCTTTCGGCCCGGTTTCTACGTTAATGCCTTACAAAGACGCAGAAGAAGCGGCAGCTTTGGCAAAAAGAGGAAAAGGAAGCTTGGTAGGATCTATCATTTCTCATGACGATCAGTTCGTAGCAGAGACTTCCTGGAAAATGGCTTCTCAGCACGGAAGAATTTTCGTGTTGAACAGAGATAATGCAAAAGAAAGTACAGGTCACGGTTCTCCGCTTCCTACTTTAATGCATGGCGGACCTGGTAGAGCAGGAGGTGGTGAGGAAATGGGTGGACTGAACGGTCTTCATTTCTTCCTTCAGAAAACAGCGATTCAGGGCTCTCCGGATACGTTGACCGCAATTACTAAAATTTATCAGCAGGGTGCTGAGAAAAAATATTCAGATAAGCATCCTTTCCAGAAATATTTCGAAGAAGTGGAAGTTGGAGATTCTCTGGAAACTGCTGGAAGAACGGTTACTGATGCAGATATCGTGAATTTCTCTAATGTTTCTTGGGATCATTTCTACGCGCATACAGATGCTACAAGCTTAACGGGGACTATCTTTGATAAAACAGTTGCTCACGGATATTTCATCCTTTCTGCAGCAGCGGGATTATTCGTTTCAGGTAAAAAAGGACCGGTTATTGCGAACTACGGATTAGAAAACTGCTCATTCTTCAAGCCTGTTTATGCAGGAGATACCATTACGGTGTATTTAACAGCAAAAGAAAAAATCAACAGAGGAGTAAAAGGAAGAAATATTCCTTCAGGTGTGGTAAAATGGTTGGTTGAAGTGGTGAATCAAAGAGATGAGGTAGTTTGTGTGGCGACAATTTTAACGTTGGTAGCGAAACAATCTCCTTTCATCGATCTTAACTTAAAGAGTATTCAAAAAGCTTTAAATGGCTTAACTGAATCTACTCAGCCAAATTGGGGTAAAATGTCTCCTCAGCAGATGATTGAACATTTAGAGCACGGCGTTTTGGTAAGTTTGGGTGAACCGGAAGCAGACAAATGCTTTACTCCTGAAGAACAGCTGGATAAATGGCAGGATTCTTTGTACAATCACAGAAAAATGCCGAAAGATTTCCCTGCACCATTCTTATCAGAAGATGAAAAGCTGTTGGAATTAAGACACAAAAACCTTGAAGCTGCAAAAATTTCTTTCATGGATAATCTGAAAAGATTCTCTATCTACTACAAAGAAAATCCACAGGCAGAACATATGAATTTTGTGTTCGGAAAGCTAAATAAAGAAATGTGGGAGTTAATGCACAAGAAACATTTTACGCATCATTTTGAACAGTTTGGATTGATTTAA
- a CDS encoding SMI1/KNR4 family protein — translation MELRFFKDFDFTNFWSECSYSSKDYIEDFPNDEIITAIESELGYQLPGSYIELMKIQNGGLVNKSCFSITESVSWAEDHVAITGIMGIGKIKSHAVCGELGSQFMMKEWGYPADGIYICDCPSAGHDMILLDYSSCGKNGEPEVVHVDQENNFKKTFLAKDFETFIRGLRNEEEFD, via the coding sequence ATGGAATTAAGGTTTTTCAAAGATTTTGACTTTACAAATTTTTGGAGTGAGTGCAGTTATTCGTCAAAAGATTATATTGAAGATTTTCCGAACGATGAAATCATTACTGCAATCGAAAGTGAATTAGGGTATCAACTTCCCGGATCTTATATCGAACTGATGAAAATACAGAATGGGGGATTGGTAAATAAATCATGTTTCTCCATTACTGAAAGCGTTTCCTGGGCAGAAGATCATGTTGCCATTACCGGAATTATGGGGATCGGAAAAATAAAATCACACGCAGTTTGCGGAGAACTTGGAAGCCAGTTTATGATGAAGGAATGGGGATATCCAGCTGATGGTATTTATATTTGCGATTGTCCTTCTGCCGGGCACGATATGATTTTACTTGATTATTCCTCTTGTGGAAAAAACGGAGAACCGGAAGTGGTGCACGTAGATCAGGAAAATAACTTTAAAAAAACTTTTTTGGCAAAAGATTTTGAAACATTCATCAGAGGATTGAGGAATGAAGAAGAATTTGATTAA
- a CDS encoding SMUG2 DNA glycosylase family protein, whose amino-acid sequence MNKTFADKVIEFNQNLHYSGELPEDFQVLNPYLDNPETMIVMQKFYHKYYNDSNRRKFIIGINPSRHGAGVTGVPFTDTKRLENICGIKMKSAHTHEVSSVFMYDMIAEYGGAEEFYKNIYINSPFPLAIVRKSKNGWLNANYYDDKVLFNDVKDFMIASLQKHISLNLITAEVFVLGKKNADFISKLNQEAHLFEKMTVLEHPRYIQQYKSKEKQLYIDKYILALNKN is encoded by the coding sequence ATGAATAAAACTTTTGCAGATAAAGTCATTGAGTTTAATCAAAACTTACACTATTCCGGGGAATTACCGGAAGACTTTCAGGTGCTCAATCCATATTTGGATAATCCTGAAACAATGATTGTGATGCAAAAGTTTTATCACAAATATTATAATGATTCAAACAGAAGGAAATTTATCATAGGAATTAATCCAAGCCGTCACGGAGCAGGAGTTACGGGAGTTCCTTTTACCGATACCAAACGTTTGGAAAATATTTGCGGAATTAAAATGAAATCCGCGCACACCCATGAAGTTTCTTCCGTTTTTATGTATGATATGATTGCGGAATATGGAGGTGCAGAAGAATTTTATAAAAACATCTACATCAACTCTCCGTTTCCTCTGGCGATTGTAAGAAAATCGAAAAACGGCTGGCTGAATGCCAATTACTATGATGACAAAGTACTTTTTAATGATGTAAAAGATTTCATGATTGCTTCTTTACAGAAACATATCAGTTTAAATCTGATCACAGCTGAAGTCTTTGTTTTAGGAAAGAAAAATGCGGATTTTATTTCAAAATTAAACCAGGAAGCTCATCTTTTCGAAAAAATGACCGTGTTGGAACATCCAAGATATATACAACAATATAAATCAAAAGAAAAACAGCTCTATATTGATAAATATATTTTGGCTTTGAATAAAAATTAA
- a CDS encoding methyltransferase domain-containing protein — translation MPWNPEVYNQFKNIRYQPFFDLMENISSDGLKKAIDIGCGTGEQTKILSEKFSDAVFLGIDSSVEMLAQSNVFKHERLSFQQKTVEELYDANDQWDLIFSNAALQWSDNHEKLFPKLLSLLSENGQFAVQMPMQSENILNQILFQLASEEPYKTNLQHWNRISPVLSVDEYTKMMFEYGLKDLQISIKVYPIIAEDAENLFQFISGSALIPYLERLDENTQEKFIEEYKKRIAKKFDRFPAIYAFKRILLYGRK, via the coding sequence ATGCCCTGGAATCCTGAAGTTTACAATCAGTTTAAAAATATCCGTTACCAACCTTTCTTTGATTTGATGGAAAACATTTCGTCAGATGGTTTAAAAAAAGCCATTGATATTGGTTGCGGAACAGGAGAACAAACCAAAATTCTTTCAGAAAAATTCTCAGATGCCGTTTTTTTAGGAATTGATTCTTCTGTGGAAATGCTTGCCCAGTCGAATGTATTTAAACACGAACGATTAAGTTTTCAACAGAAAACAGTTGAAGAACTCTATGATGCTAATGATCAATGGGATTTGATTTTCAGTAATGCGGCTTTACAATGGTCGGATAACCATGAAAAGCTATTTCCAAAGTTGCTTTCTTTACTAAGTGAGAACGGACAGTTTGCGGTACAAATGCCAATGCAGTCGGAAAATATTCTTAATCAGATTCTGTTTCAGCTTGCTTCCGAAGAGCCTTACAAAACCAATCTTCAGCATTGGAACAGGATTTCTCCGGTGCTAAGCGTGGATGAATATACAAAGATGATGTTTGAATATGGGCTTAAAGACTTGCAGATTTCCATTAAAGTGTACCCGATTATTGCTGAGGATGCTGAAAACCTCTTTCAGTTTATTTCCGGTTCGGCTTTGATTCCTTATCTGGAAAGGCTGGATGAAAATACTCAGGAAAAATTCATTGAAGAATATAAAAAACGGATCGCGAAAAAATTTGACAGATTTCCCGCTATTTATGCTTTTAAAAGAATATTGTTGTACGGAAGAAAATAA